From a region of the Zingiber officinale cultivar Zhangliang chromosome 4B, Zo_v1.1, whole genome shotgun sequence genome:
- the LOC121977702 gene encoding mitogen-activated protein kinase kinase kinase 18-like: protein MAIGEWRRGPTIGRGSTATVSAAVASPSGLVFAVKSADLCFSAPLQREQAILSSLRRHPNVVSCLGFDVAAGVYNLFLEYAPLGSLYDRIAARGGSLEEQEIRSYAGDLLHGLAHLHAASVAHCDVKTRNVLLWPEGGAKLADFGCAQRTSGAAPSVAGTPMYMAPEAARGEEQGAPADVWALGCTVVEMATGRPPWPDIADPIAALHRAGFTENVPECPGWLSPDARDFVANCLRRDARERWTAEQLLRHPFVSKTTCSPENTSPPADQVWVSPKSTLEQGMWDSQEEEEEDEEHHSDSPRERLRRLAGGVSQAINWETDGNWITVRSNENESAAATAEADLIASEHSFDSIRSEVPANRNDPFAGESMNQTVEQTHSPFLQICCASIMFFILSKKQKNVIIFLQEIIKKVTPFPRSNQLFCQ from the coding sequence ATGGCCATCGGAGAGTGGCGTCGAGGCCCGACCATCGGCCGCGGCTCCACCGCCACTGTCTCCGCCGCGGTAGCCTCCCCCTCCGGCCTCGTCTTCGCCGTCAAGTCCGCCGACCTCTGCTTCTCTGCCCCCCTGCAACGAGAGCAGGCGATTCTCTCCTCCCTCCGCCGCCACCCCAACGTCGTCTCCTGTCTTGGCTTCGACGTCGCCGCCGGCGTCTACAACCTCTTCCTCGAGTACGCCCCTCTCGGCTCGCTCTACGATCGCATAGCGGCGCGCGGCGGCAGCCTCGAGGAGCAGGAGATTCGCTCCTACGCCGGAGACCTTCTCCACGGCCTCGCCCACCTCCACGCTGCTAGCGTCGCGCACTGCGACGTCAAAACCCGGAACGTCCTGCTCTGGCCCGAAGGCGGAGCGAAGCTGGCGGACTTCGGGTGCGCGCAGCGGACTTCTGGGGCGGCGCCGTCGGTGGCAGGGACGCCGATGTACATGGCGCCGGAGGCCGCTCGCGGAGAGGAGCAGGGAGCGCCGGCCGACGTGTGGGCGCTCGGGTGTACGGTGGTCGAGATGGCCACCGGGCGACCACCGTGGCCGGACATCGCCGACCCGATCGCGGCCCTGCACCGCGCCGGGTTCACGGAGAACGTCCCCGAGTGCCCCGGATGGTTGTCGCCGGATGCCAGGGACTTCGTGGCGAACTGTTTGAGGAGGGACGCGCGGGAGCGGTGGACGGCGGAGCAGCTGCTGCGGCACCCGTTCGTATCTAAGACGACTTGCTCGCCTGAAAACACCTCCCCTCCGGCCGACCAAGTTTGGGTCTCCCCGAAGAGCACGTTGGAGCAGGGAATGTGGGActcccaagaagaagaagaagaagatgaagagcaccactCCGACAGCCCGCGAGAGAGGCTTCGGCGACTCGCCGGCGGCGTCTCTCAGGCGATCAATTGGGAAACCGACGGCAATTGGATCACAGTGAGATCCAACGAGAACGAATCTGCCGCAGCGACAGCAGAAGCCGATCTCATTGCTTCAGAACACTCTTTCGATTCAATTCGATCGGAAGTTCCAGCAAACAGAAACGATCCATTTGCCGGAGAATCTATGAATCAAACTGTAGAACAGACACATTCCCCTTTTTTGCAAATTTGCTGCGCTTCAATTATGTTCTTCATTCTCTCAAAAAAACAGAAAAATGTAATCATATTCCTCCAAGAGATCATCAAAAAAGTGACGCCATTTCCAAGAAGTAACCAGTTATTTTGTCAATGA